The bacterium genomic interval AGACCAGGCTGAGGCGCTTAAGGCCATTTTCGATGAGCACCATCAGAAGATGAGAGACATCATGGATGCCGCACGGCCTGTGATTGCCGCGGTCCGCGAAGAGCTGGCCAAGGACGAGCCGAATGAAGAGGCACTTTCGCGCCTCATCGCACAGGCGAAGGCGATTCAGGAGCAAATGAAGGCAGAAATGGATGTCTTCAAGACCAGAATCAATGAATTCACGGCGGGCCTCTCCGTGAAGCAGCAGGCTCAGTTCCTTCTCTTCGAGGCCAGGATGTTTCGCAGAATGCA includes:
- a CDS encoding periplasmic heavy metal sensor → MNRTKTAVVVVIALVGLVGAGLVFARWGQGPMAMNGSTGEKVGQRGFDTLVDKLGLTEDQAEALKAIFDEHHQKMRDIMDAARPVIAAVREELAKDEPNEEALSRLIAQAKAIQEQMKAEMDVFKTRINEFTAGLSVKQQAQFLLFEARMFRRMHQRPMRMMESQGPSGAEKLDCPASCPFTDN